Proteins from a genomic interval of Pseudomonas silesiensis:
- the fliG gene encoding flagellar motor switch protein FliG: MNDKAAAAKLSKVDKAAILLLSLGSTDAAQVLRHMGPKEVQRVGVAMAQMGNVHREQVEQVMSEFVEIVGDQTSLGVGSDDYVRKMLTQALGEEKANGLIDRILLGGNTSGLDSLKWMEPRAVADVIRYEHPQIQAIVVAYLDPDQAGEVLGNFDHKVRLDIILRVSSLNTVQPAALKELNQILEKQFSGASNASRTNLGGIKRAADIMNFLDSSMEGQLMDSIREVDEDLSGRIEDLMFVFNNLADVDDRGIQALLREVSSDVLVLALKGSDENVKEKIFKNMSKRAAELLRDDLEAKGPVRVSDVETAQKEILTIARRMAEAGEIVLGGKGGEEMI; this comes from the coding sequence ATGAATGATAAAGCCGCTGCCGCGAAACTGTCCAAGGTCGACAAAGCCGCGATCCTGCTGCTGTCCCTGGGCTCCACCGACGCCGCCCAGGTGTTGCGCCACATGGGCCCGAAAGAGGTTCAGCGCGTGGGCGTGGCCATGGCGCAGATGGGCAACGTGCACCGCGAGCAGGTGGAGCAGGTGATGAGCGAGTTCGTCGAGATCGTCGGCGACCAGACCAGCCTGGGCGTCGGCTCCGACGACTACGTGCGCAAGATGCTGACCCAGGCCCTGGGCGAGGAGAAGGCCAACGGCCTGATCGACCGCATCCTGCTGGGCGGCAACACCAGCGGTCTCGACAGCCTGAAGTGGATGGAGCCGCGCGCCGTCGCGGACGTGATCCGTTACGAGCACCCGCAGATCCAGGCGATCGTGGTCGCCTATCTCGACCCGGACCAGGCCGGCGAGGTGCTGGGCAACTTCGATCACAAGGTGCGCCTGGACATTATCTTGCGGGTGTCCTCGCTCAACACTGTGCAGCCGGCCGCCCTGAAAGAACTCAACCAGATTCTCGAGAAGCAGTTCTCCGGCGCCTCGAACGCCTCGCGTACCAACCTGGGTGGCATCAAGCGCGCGGCCGACATCATGAACTTCCTCGACAGCTCGATGGAAGGCCAGTTGATGGACTCGATCCGCGAAGTCGACGAAGACCTGTCCGGCCGGATCGAAGACCTGATGTTCGTGTTCAACAACCTGGCCGATGTCGACGACCGCGGGATTCAGGCGTTGCTGCGCGAAGTGTCCTCCGATGTGCTGGTGCTGGCCCTCAAGGGGTCGGACGAAAACGTCAAGGAAAAGATCTTCAAGAACATGTCCAAGCGGGCGGCCGAACTGTTGCGCGACGACCTCGAGGCCAAGGGCCCGGTGCGCGTCAGCGACGTGGAAACCGCGCAGAAGGAAATCCTCACCATTGCCCGCCGTATGGCCGAAGCCGGAGAAATCGTTCTCGGCGGGAAGGGCGGCGAAGAGATGATCTGA
- the fliJ gene encoding flagellar export protein FliJ produces the protein MSQSRAARLAPVVDMAEKVEKTAVQRLGHFQGQVRLAESKLADLEAFRLDYQEQWIVRGSSGVSGQWLLGYQGFLAQLGTAIDQQRQSLAWHQNNLNKARETWQQAYARVEGLRKLVQRYMDEARRLEDKREQKLLDELSQRLPRQDPY, from the coding sequence ATGTCCCAGAGTCGCGCAGCCCGCCTGGCACCGGTGGTGGACATGGCCGAAAAGGTCGAGAAAACCGCGGTCCAGCGCCTTGGGCACTTCCAGGGGCAGGTCCGCCTGGCCGAAAGTAAACTCGCCGACCTCGAAGCGTTTCGGCTCGACTATCAGGAGCAATGGATCGTGCGCGGCAGCAGCGGCGTTTCCGGTCAATGGTTGTTGGGTTATCAAGGCTTCCTGGCGCAGCTGGGCACGGCCATTGATCAGCAGCGACAAAGCCTCGCCTGGCATCAGAACAATCTGAACAAGGCGCGGGAAACCTGGCAGCAGGCGTATGCCCGGGTCGAAGGGTTGCGCAAGCTGGTGCAGCGCTACATGGATGAGGCGCGACGACTGGAAGACAAGCGCGAGCAGAAGCTGCTGGATGAATTGTCCCAGCGGTTGCCGCGGCAGGATCCATATTGA
- a CDS encoding STAS domain-containing protein has protein sequence MPVVTEVSQGGQKLTISIKGRFDFAKHQEFRESYENLQPKPDSFEVNLKDATYLDSSALGMLLLLRDHAGGDNAEITLTNANPDVRKILAISNFEQIFDVA, from the coding sequence ATGCCAGTCGTGACAGAAGTATCCCAAGGTGGGCAAAAGCTGACGATTTCGATCAAGGGGCGATTCGATTTCGCCAAGCATCAGGAGTTTCGTGAGTCCTATGAAAATCTTCAGCCAAAACCCGACTCCTTCGAAGTGAACTTGAAGGACGCCACCTACCTCGACAGTTCTGCACTCGGCATGTTGTTGCTGCTACGTGATCACGCTGGCGGCGACAATGCCGAGATCACGCTGACCAACGCCAATCCAGATGTGCGCAAGATCCTCGCCATTTCCAACTTCGAACAGATCTTCGACGTCGCGTGA
- a CDS encoding sigma-54-dependent transcriptional regulator yields MAIKVLLVEDDRALREALADTLLLGGHAYTAVGSAEEALAAVSVEAFNLVLSDVNMPGMDGHQLLGLLRARQPQLPVLLMTAHGAVERAVDAMRQGAADYLVKPFEPKTLLDLVARHALGSLGASEGEGPIAFEPASAQLLELAARVARSDSTVLISGESGTGKEVLARYIHQHSHRASQPFIAINCAAIPDNMLEATLFGHEKGSFTGAIAAQAGKFEQADGGTILLDEISEMPLGLQAKLLRVLQEREVERVGARKPIILDIRVVATTNRDLAAEVAAGRFREDLFYRLSVFPLAWRPLRERTADILPLAERLLAKHVHKMKHAAARLSPEAQACLIGYPWPGNVRELDNAIQRALILQQGGLIQPQDFCLAGPVACAPLPALAPVAVRAPEVEAESAGGLGDDLRRREFQMIIDTLRAERGRRKEAAERLGISPRTLRYKLAQMRDAGMDVEACLFAT; encoded by the coding sequence GTGGCGATCAAGGTGTTGCTGGTCGAGGACGACCGTGCCTTGCGCGAAGCCTTGGCGGATACGCTGCTGCTCGGCGGTCACGCCTACACCGCGGTCGGTTCGGCAGAGGAGGCGTTGGCTGCCGTCAGTGTCGAGGCGTTCAACCTGGTGCTCAGCGACGTCAACATGCCGGGCATGGATGGCCATCAACTGCTCGGATTGCTGCGGGCGCGTCAGCCGCAATTGCCGGTGTTGCTGATGACGGCTCACGGCGCGGTGGAGCGGGCGGTCGATGCGATGCGTCAAGGCGCGGCGGATTACCTGGTAAAGCCGTTCGAGCCCAAGACCTTGCTGGATCTGGTCGCGCGGCATGCGCTTGGCAGTCTTGGTGCGAGCGAAGGCGAGGGGCCGATAGCGTTCGAGCCGGCCAGTGCGCAATTGCTGGAACTGGCGGCGCGGGTCGCGCGCAGTGATTCCACGGTGCTGATCTCCGGTGAGTCCGGGACCGGCAAGGAAGTGCTGGCGCGGTACATCCACCAGCACTCCCATCGCGCCAGTCAGCCGTTCATTGCGATCAACTGCGCCGCCATTCCGGACAACATGCTCGAGGCCACGCTGTTCGGTCACGAGAAGGGCTCGTTCACCGGTGCCATCGCGGCGCAGGCCGGCAAGTTCGAACAGGCGGACGGCGGGACCATCCTGCTCGACGAAATTTCCGAAATGCCCCTGGGCCTGCAGGCCAAGCTGCTGCGCGTGTTGCAGGAGCGGGAGGTCGAGCGGGTCGGTGCGCGCAAGCCGATCATTCTCGACATTCGCGTGGTTGCCACCACCAACCGTGACCTGGCCGCTGAAGTGGCGGCGGGGCGGTTTCGGGAAGACCTGTTTTATCGGCTGTCGGTGTTTCCGCTGGCCTGGCGTCCGTTGCGCGAGCGCACGGCGGATATCCTGCCGCTGGCCGAGCGGTTGCTGGCAAAGCACGTTCACAAGATGAAGCATGCCGCGGCCCGCCTGTCGCCCGAGGCGCAGGCGTGCCTGATCGGTTATCCATGGCCCGGCAACGTGCGCGAGCTGGATAACGCGATTCAGCGGGCGCTGATTTTGCAGCAGGGCGGGTTGATTCAGCCTCAGGATTTCTGCCTGGCCGGGCCGGTGGCCTGTGCGCCGTTGCCGGCCCTGGCGCCTGTCGCGGTGCGCGCGCCGGAGGTCGAAGCGGAATCCGCCGGGGGCTTGGGCGATGATCTGCGGCGCCGTGAGTTCCAGATGATCATCGACACCCTGCGCGCCGAGCGTGGCCGTCGCAAGGAAGCCGCCGAACGCCTGGGCATCAGTCCGCGCACCTTGCGTTACAAGCTGGCGCAGATGCGCGATGCGGGGATGGATGTGGAAGCCTGTCTGTTCGCGACCTGA
- a CDS encoding ATP-binding SpoIIE family protein phosphatase — MQPPLESLTILIAEDSAADRMLLSSIVRRQGHEVLTAANGAEAVEAFRQQRPQLVLMDAMMPVMDGFEAAQQIKALAGETLVPIIFLTSLSESEALARCLEAGGDDFLAKPYNQVILAAKIKAMDRLRRLQATVLQQRDQIARHHHYLLNEQRVAKAVFDKVAHSGCLSAPNIRYLQSPYALFNGDLLLAAFTPAGDMHVLLGDFTGHGLPAAVGAMPLAEVFYGMTAKGYGLSEILREMNAKLKRILPVDMFCCATLLCLSFQRRSVEVWNGGMPDGYLHAIASGKRTPLKAQHLPLGVLSPQTFDDRTDVLPMAVGDRVFLLSDGVIDTCDANEQLFGVERLQRVFAANRQPDALFAEIEQALRDFRGEARDDVSMVEVSLLEAAQVSPPALVYSDSGQCCPLDWSVSFEFRAATLKRFNPLPYLLQLLLEVHGLRAQSGALYTVLAELYSNALEHGVLGLDSGLKRDASGFARYYQQRNTRLDELRDGFIRVHLQVTPKGEGGCLTVRVEDSGKGFDVERVMQRPADGVRLSGRGVGLIRQLSRNASWSDDGRSARVEFFWEALA; from the coding sequence ATGCAGCCGCCGCTCGAATCACTGACGATCCTCATCGCCGAAGACAGCGCGGCCGATCGCATGCTGCTGTCGAGCATCGTCCGGCGCCAGGGGCATGAAGTGCTGACGGCCGCCAACGGCGCCGAGGCCGTCGAAGCGTTCCGTCAGCAACGCCCGCAACTGGTGTTGATGGACGCGATGATGCCGGTGATGGACGGCTTCGAGGCGGCGCAGCAGATCAAGGCACTGGCCGGGGAAACCCTGGTGCCGATCATCTTTCTGACCTCGCTCTCCGAAAGCGAAGCCCTGGCGCGCTGTCTGGAAGCCGGGGGCGACGACTTTCTGGCAAAACCCTACAACCAGGTGATCCTCGCCGCCAAAATCAAGGCGATGGACCGCTTGCGCCGTTTGCAGGCCACCGTGTTGCAGCAGCGTGACCAGATCGCCAGGCATCACCATTACCTGCTCAACGAGCAACGGGTGGCCAAGGCCGTATTCGACAAGGTGGCCCATTCCGGTTGCCTGAGTGCCCCGAATATCCGCTACCTGCAATCGCCCTACGCGCTGTTCAACGGCGACTTGCTGCTGGCGGCGTTCACCCCGGCCGGCGACATGCATGTATTGCTCGGAGATTTCACCGGCCATGGGTTGCCGGCGGCGGTCGGGGCCATGCCCCTGGCTGAAGTCTTCTATGGCATGACGGCCAAGGGTTACGGTCTGTCTGAAATCCTGCGCGAGATGAATGCCAAGCTCAAGCGCATCCTGCCGGTGGACATGTTCTGTTGTGCCACGCTGCTGTGCCTGAGTTTTCAGCGGCGCTCGGTGGAAGTGTGGAACGGCGGGATGCCGGACGGTTACCTGCACGCCATCGCCAGCGGTAAGCGCACGCCCCTCAAGGCTCAGCACTTGCCCCTCGGCGTACTGAGCCCGCAAACCTTTGACGATCGCACCGACGTGTTGCCGATGGCGGTCGGCGATCGGGTGTTTCTGTTATCCGACGGTGTGATCGATACCTGCGATGCCAACGAACAACTGTTCGGTGTCGAGCGACTGCAGCGGGTGTTTGCCGCCAATCGTCAGCCTGATGCGTTGTTCGCAGAGATCGAGCAGGCGCTGCGCGATTTTCGCGGAGAAGCCCGTGACGACGTGAGCATGGTCGAGGTCAGTTTGCTGGAGGCGGCGCAGGTGAGCCCGCCGGCGTTGGTGTATTCCGACAGTGGCCAGTGCTGTCCGCTGGACTGGTCGGTGAGTTTCGAGTTTCGCGCGGCCACGCTCAAACGCTTCAACCCGCTGCCCTATCTGTTGCAGTTGCTGCTGGAGGTCCATGGGCTGCGGGCGCAGAGCGGGGCGCTCTACACGGTGCTGGCTGAACTGTACTCCAACGCCCTGGAGCATGGCGTACTGGGCCTGGACTCCGGCCTTAAACGGGATGCGTCGGGTTTTGCCCGCTATTATCAACAGCGCAATACGCGCCTGGATGAATTGCGCGATGGCTTCATCCGGGTACATTTGCAGGTGACACCGAAGGGCGAGGGCGGTTGCCTGACGGTTCGCGTCGAAGACAGTGGCAAGGGGTTTGATGTCGAACGGGTGATGCAGCGCCCCGCTGATGGTGTCCGGCTGTCGGGACGTGGCGTCGGTCTGATCCGTCAATTGAGCCGCAATGCCAGCTGGTCCGACGATGGTCGAAGTGCCCGCGTGGAATTTTTCTGGGAGGCTCTGGCATAA
- the fliI gene encoding flagellar protein export ATPase FliI, with translation MRLDRTSFAKRLGSYAEAATLAGAPILEGRLLRMVGLTLEAEGLRAAMGSRCMVINDDSYHPVQVEAEVMGFSGNKVFLMPVGSVAGIAPGARVVPLADTGRLPMGMSMLGRVLDGAGRALDGKGGMKAEDWVPMDGPTINPLKREPISEPLDVGIRCINGLLTVGRGQRLGLFAGTGVGKSVLLGMMTRFTEADIIVVGLIGERGREVKEFIEHILGEEGLKRSVVVASPADDAPLMRLRAAMYCTRIAEYFRDKGKNVLLLMDSLTRFAQAQREIALAIGEPPATKGYPPSVFAKLPKLVERAGNAEKGGGSITAFYTVLSEGDDQQDPIADSARGVLDGHIVLSRRLAEEGHYPAIDIEASISRVMPSVVSKEHMARAQYFKQLWSRYQQSRDLISVGAYVAGGDRETDLAIALQPQLVKYQRQGLNDSISLGESEAYLGSIFAPAAGG, from the coding sequence ATGCGCCTTGACCGCACCAGCTTCGCCAAGCGCCTGGGCAGTTACGCCGAGGCCGCGACGCTGGCCGGCGCGCCGATCCTCGAAGGCCGCCTGCTGCGCATGGTCGGCCTGACCCTCGAAGCCGAAGGCTTGCGCGCCGCCATGGGCAGCCGCTGCATGGTGATCAACGACGACAGTTATCACCCGGTGCAGGTCGAAGCCGAAGTCATGGGCTTCTCGGGCAACAAAGTCTTTCTGATGCCGGTCGGCAGCGTCGCCGGGATCGCCCCCGGTGCGCGCGTGGTGCCGCTGGCGGATACCGGTCGCCTGCCGATGGGCATGAGCATGCTCGGGCGGGTGCTCGACGGCGCCGGTCGGGCGCTGGACGGCAAGGGCGGGATGAAGGCCGAAGACTGGGTGCCGATGGACGGCCCGACCATCAACCCGCTCAAGCGTGAACCGATCAGCGAGCCGCTGGACGTGGGCATACGATGCATCAACGGCTTGTTGACGGTCGGTCGCGGCCAGCGCCTCGGGCTGTTTGCCGGTACGGGTGTGGGCAAGAGTGTGCTGCTGGGCATGATGACCCGCTTCACCGAGGCCGACATCATCGTGGTCGGGCTGATCGGCGAGCGCGGTCGTGAGGTCAAGGAATTCATCGAGCACATCCTCGGTGAAGAAGGCCTCAAGCGTTCGGTGGTGGTGGCCTCACCGGCGGACGATGCGCCGCTGATGCGTCTGCGCGCGGCCATGTACTGCACGCGCATCGCCGAATATTTCCGTGACAAGGGCAAGAACGTGCTGTTGCTCATGGACTCCCTGACCCGTTTCGCCCAGGCCCAGCGGGAAATCGCCCTGGCCATCGGCGAACCGCCCGCGACCAAGGGCTATCCGCCGTCGGTGTTCGCCAAATTGCCGAAACTGGTGGAACGCGCCGGCAATGCCGAGAAGGGCGGCGGTTCGATCACGGCGTTCTACACCGTGTTGTCCGAGGGGGACGACCAACAGGACCCGATTGCCGACTCGGCCCGGGGCGTGCTCGACGGGCACATCGTGCTGTCCCGGCGCCTGGCCGAGGAAGGTCACTACCCGGCGATCGATATCGAAGCGTCCATCAGCCGGGTCATGCCGTCGGTGGTGTCGAAGGAACACATGGCCCGCGCCCAGTATTTCAAGCAATTGTGGTCGCGTTATCAGCAAAGCCGCGACCTGATCAGCGTCGGTGCCTACGTCGCCGGCGGTGATCGGGAAACCGACCTGGCGATCGCCCTGCAACCGCAGTTGGTCAAGTACCAGCGCCAGGGCCTGAACGACAGCATCAGCCTGGGTGAAAGCGAAGCCTACCTGGGTTCGATCTTCGCGCCTGCGGCCGGCGGTTAA
- the fliH gene encoding flagellar assembly protein FliH encodes MATEHDESQSDLIRAKDVRGVDIWSLPSFDPYVPEPEPEPEPEPPSMQEVPLEDVQPLTLEELESIRQEAYNEGFATGEREGFHSTTLKVRQEAEVALTAKLAALEKLMGHLLEPIAEQDTQIEKSLVDLVQHITRQVIQRELAIDSTQLEHVMRDALKLLPLGVGNVRLYINPQDFEQVKALRERHEETWRIVEDEALLPGGCRVETEHSRIDATVETRIARVMDKLFDQLHEQSLHPAAPDLSLELPIGNTPAAAPAPDLPDAP; translated from the coding sequence ATGGCGACCGAACATGATGAGTCCCAGTCCGACCTGATCCGTGCCAAGGACGTCAGGGGTGTCGATATCTGGTCGTTGCCCAGTTTCGATCCGTACGTGCCCGAGCCCGAGCCGGAGCCTGAACCCGAGCCGCCGTCAATGCAGGAAGTGCCGCTGGAGGACGTCCAGCCGCTGACCCTCGAAGAGCTCGAAAGCATTCGCCAGGAAGCCTACAACGAAGGCTTCGCCACCGGCGAGCGGGAGGGCTTTCACAGCACCACGCTCAAGGTCCGCCAGGAAGCCGAAGTGGCGCTGACGGCGAAGCTTGCCGCCCTGGAAAAACTCATGGGCCACCTGCTGGAACCCATTGCCGAGCAGGACACCCAGATCGAGAAGTCCCTGGTCGACCTCGTGCAGCACATCACCCGGCAGGTGATCCAGCGTGAACTGGCCATCGACTCGACACAGCTCGAACACGTCATGCGCGATGCCCTCAAGTTGTTGCCATTGGGCGTGGGCAACGTGCGGCTGTACATCAATCCGCAGGATTTCGAACAGGTCAAGGCCCTGCGCGAGCGGCATGAAGAAACCTGGCGCATCGTCGAAGACGAGGCCTTGTTACCGGGAGGTTGCCGGGTCGAGACCGAGCACAGTCGCATTGACGCCACGGTTGAAACCCGGATTGCGCGGGTCATGGACAAGCTGTTCGATCAGTTGCATGAACAATCGCTACACCCGGCTGCGCCGGACCTGAGCCTGGAACTGCCGATAGGCAATACTCCGGCAGCCGCCCCCGCACCGGACCTGCCCGATGCGCCTTGA
- the fliF gene encoding flagellar basal-body MS-ring/collar protein FliF yields the protein MAEPGADNVPARATPAGGKPPLFGLSFLENLSEMTMLRQVGLLVGLAASVAIGFAVVLWSQQPDYRPLYGSLAGMDAKQVMDTLAAADIAYSVEPNSGALLVKAEDLSRARLKLAGAGVTPSDGNIGFEILDKDQGLGTSQFMEATRYRRGLEGELARTISSLNNVKGARVHLAIPKSSVFVRDERKPSASVLIELYSGRSLEPGQVLAIINLVATSVPELSKSQVTVVDQKGNLLSDQAENSELTMAGKQFDYSRRMESMLTQRVHNILQPVLGNDRYKAEVSADVDFSAVESTSEQFNPDQPALRSEQSVDEQRTTSNGPQGVPGALSNQPPSPASAPATTGGGTASAGMVQPGQPLLDANGQQIMDPATGQPMLAPYPADKRSQSTKNFELDRSISHTKQQQGRLNRLSVSVVVDDQVRINPANGETSRAPWTADELSRFTRLVQDAVGFDASRGDSVSVINMPFSAERGEVIADVPFYSLPWFWDVIKQVLGVLFILVLVFGVLRPVLNNITNGGKGKQLVGVGSDVELGGMAGLDGQLANDRVSLGGPQSILLPSPSEGYDAQLNAIKSLVAEDPGRVAQVVKEWINADE from the coding sequence ATGGCAGAACCAGGCGCTGATAACGTTCCGGCCAGGGCCACTCCGGCAGGCGGCAAACCGCCGCTGTTCGGTTTGTCCTTTCTGGAAAATCTCTCCGAGATGACCATGCTGCGTCAGGTGGGCCTGTTGGTCGGTCTGGCGGCGAGCGTGGCGATTGGCTTTGCCGTGGTGTTGTGGTCCCAGCAACCGGACTACCGGCCGCTGTACGGCAGCCTCGCCGGGATGGACGCCAAGCAGGTCATGGATACCCTCGCGGCCGCCGATATTGCCTACTCCGTCGAACCCAATTCCGGCGCCTTGCTGGTCAAGGCCGAAGACCTGTCCCGCGCGCGCCTCAAGCTCGCGGGCGCTGGTGTCACTCCCAGCGACGGCAATATCGGTTTTGAAATCCTCGACAAGGACCAGGGCCTGGGCACGAGCCAGTTCATGGAAGCGACCCGCTATCGGCGCGGCCTTGAAGGCGAACTGGCGCGGACCATCTCCAGCCTGAACAACGTCAAGGGTGCCCGGGTGCACCTGGCCATTCCGAAAAGCTCGGTGTTCGTGCGCGATGAGCGCAAGCCCAGTGCATCGGTGCTGATCGAGCTGTATTCCGGCCGCTCCCTGGAGCCCGGCCAGGTGCTGGCGATCATCAATCTGGTCGCTACCAGCGTGCCTGAGCTGAGCAAATCCCAGGTCACCGTGGTCGATCAGAAGGGCAACCTGTTGTCGGACCAGGCGGAAAACTCCGAGCTGACCATGGCCGGCAAGCAATTCGACTACAGCCGCCGCATGGAAAGCATGCTCACCCAGCGCGTGCACAACATCCTGCAGCCGGTGCTGGGCAACGATCGTTACAAAGCCGAAGTCTCGGCCGACGTGGATTTCAGTGCCGTCGAGTCGACCTCCGAGCAGTTCAACCCGGATCAGCCGGCGTTGCGCAGCGAACAATCGGTGGACGAACAACGCACCACCAGCAATGGCCCGCAAGGCGTGCCGGGTGCCCTGAGCAACCAGCCGCCATCGCCGGCTTCCGCGCCGGCGACCACCGGTGGCGGCACCGCGTCGGCCGGCATGGTGCAACCTGGCCAGCCACTGCTCGACGCCAACGGTCAGCAAATCATGGACCCGGCCACCGGCCAGCCGATGCTCGCCCCGTACCCGGCGGACAAGCGTTCACAGTCCACCAAAAACTTCGAGCTCGACCGTTCCATCAGCCACACCAAACAGCAGCAGGGCCGTTTGAATCGCCTGTCGGTGTCGGTGGTGGTGGACGATCAGGTCAGGATCAACCCGGCCAACGGCGAAACCAGCCGTGCGCCATGGACCGCCGATGAGTTGTCGCGCTTCACCCGTCTGGTGCAGGACGCCGTCGGTTTCGACGCCAGCCGTGGCGACAGCGTCAGCGTGATCAACATGCCGTTCTCCGCCGAGCGCGGTGAAGTGATCGCCGATGTGCCGTTCTACTCCCTGCCGTGGTTCTGGGATGTGATCAAGCAGGTGCTGGGTGTGCTGTTCATCCTGGTGCTGGTCTTCGGTGTGCTGCGTCCGGTCCTCAACAACATCACCAATGGCGGCAAAGGCAAGCAGCTGGTCGGGGTCGGCAGTGATGTCGAATTGGGTGGCATGGCCGGTCTGGATGGCCAACTGGCCAACGATCGCGTCAGTCTCGGCGGGCCGCAAAGCATCCTGTTGCCGAGCCCGAGCGAAGGCTATGACGCCCAGTTGAATGCAATCAAGAGTCTGGTGGCAGAAGATCCGGGTCGCGTGGCCCAGGTCGTGAAAGAGTGGATTAACGCAGATGAATGA
- a CDS encoding sensor histidine kinase: MPQAAQISPVPDASGYPSAEQASRLGLEQSFAVFNQMSSQLTDSYSLLEARVTELKGELEVVSAQRMQELAEKERLANRLQNLLDLLPGGVIVIDAQGIVREANPAACELLGLPLEGELWRQVIARCFAPREDDGHEVSLKDGRRLSIATRSLDAEPGQLVLLNDLTETRHLQDQLARHERLSSLGRMVASLAHQIRTPLSAALLYASHLTEQALPVETQQRFAGRLKERLHELEHQVRDMLVFARGELPLTDRITPKMLLQALQAAALTQVQDVPIRWQCDSHAGELLCNRDTLVGALLNLIENAIQASAGDVRLKVHLYTRDDSLRVAVSDSGSGIDSQVLARLGEPFFTTKTTGTGLGLTVVKAVARAHQGQLQLRSRLGRGTCALVSLPLFSADKPSVQGAQ, encoded by the coding sequence ATGCCCCAAGCCGCCCAGATCTCTCCTGTCCCTGACGCTTCGGGGTACCCGTCCGCAGAGCAGGCCAGCCGGCTTGGCCTTGAGCAGTCGTTTGCCGTGTTCAACCAGATGTCGAGCCAATTGACCGACTCCTACAGCCTGCTCGAAGCCCGGGTCACCGAGCTCAAGGGTGAGCTGGAAGTGGTCAGCGCCCAGCGCATGCAGGAACTGGCGGAAAAAGAACGCCTGGCCAACCGCCTGCAAAACCTCCTTGATCTGTTGCCCGGTGGCGTGATCGTCATCGATGCCCAGGGCATCGTGCGCGAGGCCAATCCCGCGGCCTGTGAGCTATTGGGGCTGCCCCTCGAAGGCGAGTTGTGGCGGCAGGTCATTGCCCGGTGCTTCGCGCCCCGGGAGGACGATGGCCATGAAGTGTCCCTCAAGGATGGCCGGCGCCTGTCGATCGCCACCCGTTCGCTGGATGCCGAGCCGGGCCAGTTGGTGTTGCTCAACGACCTGACTGAAACCCGACACCTGCAGGATCAACTGGCGCGCCATGAGCGTCTGTCATCCCTGGGGCGCATGGTCGCCTCGCTGGCCCATCAGATTCGCACGCCCTTGTCCGCGGCCTTGCTCTATGCCAGTCATTTGACTGAGCAAGCGCTGCCGGTCGAGACCCAGCAACGGTTTGCCGGCCGCCTCAAGGAACGTTTGCATGAGCTCGAGCATCAAGTGCGCGACATGCTGGTGTTCGCCCGCGGCGAGCTGCCGCTGACCGATCGCATCACCCCGAAAATGCTCTTGCAGGCGCTGCAGGCGGCAGCGCTGACCCAGGTGCAGGATGTGCCCATCCGCTGGCAGTGCGACAGCCATGCGGGCGAGCTGCTGTGCAATCGCGACACCCTGGTCGGCGCGCTCCTGAACCTCATTGAAAACGCGATTCAGGCCAGTGCCGGTGATGTGCGTTTGAAGGTCCATCTCTATACCCGCGACGACAGCTTGCGCGTCGCGGTCAGTGACAGCGGCAGTGGCATCGACAGCCAGGTGCTGGCCCGCCTGGGCGAGCCGTTTTTCACTACCAAGACCACCGGCACCGGCCTCGGCCTGACCGTAGTCAAGGCGGTGGCGCGGGCCCATCAGGGTCAATTGCAGCTGCGCTCGCGGTTGGGTCGCGGCACCTGCGCGCTGGTGAGCCTGCCGCTTTTTTCGGCGGACAAGCCCAGCGTTCAGGGGGCGCAATGA
- the fliE gene encoding flagellar hook-basal body complex protein FliE gives MSQGIEFNRLMLDMRAMQMDAMSAPKPTAAVPQLPGSSFADMLGQAVNKVNETQQASSQLSTAFEIGKSGVDLTDVMIAKEKAGVSFQAITQVRNKLVQAYQDIMQMPV, from the coding sequence ATGAGCCAAGGTATTGAATTCAATCGGTTGATGCTGGATATGCGGGCCATGCAAATGGACGCCATGTCTGCGCCGAAACCGACGGCTGCCGTCCCGCAACTGCCGGGCAGCAGCTTTGCCGACATGCTCGGTCAGGCCGTCAATAAAGTGAATGAAACCCAGCAGGCTTCCAGCCAGTTGTCCACGGCGTTCGAGATCGGCAAAAGCGGTGTCGACTTGACCGACGTGATGATTGCCAAGGAAAAAGCCGGTGTGTCTTTCCAGGCGATCACCCAAGTCCGTAACAAGCTGGTTCAGGCCTACCAAGACATCATGCAGATGCCGGTTTAA